Proteins found in one Chaetodon auriga isolate fChaAug3 chromosome 12, fChaAug3.hap1, whole genome shotgun sequence genomic segment:
- the LOC143329627 gene encoding mitochondrial import inner membrane translocase subunit TIM44-like isoform X2 gives MENLRQEFSKDQEMKDNIKKFREEAKRLEESDALQQARRKYKSIEAETLKTSEIFKKTFGSLSDTVKEGFEEVSRTDIGKKLKEGVEEAARTAIHSAESVSKGGEKLGRTSAFKAISQSVETMKKEIDVGDSGPYRAPSQLRKRSDFSSKGADSDSRVFEANEEAMGVVLHKDSKWFQQWKEFKDNNIVFNRFFEMKMKYDESDNALIRASRAVTDRVTDFLGGLFSKTEMSEVLTEIVKADPTFDKDSFLKQCEKDIIPNILEAMIRGELDVLKDWCYEATYSQLAHPIQQARALGLLFQSKILDIDNIDLAMGKMMDQGPVLIITFQAQVVMVIRSPKGDIVEGDPGKVMRMMYVWALCRDQEELNPNAAWRLLDISASSTEQVL, from the exons ATGGAAAACCTGCGTCAGGAGTTTAGTAAGGATCAGGAGATGAAAGACAACATAAAGAAGTTCAGAGAAGAGGCCAAGAGGCTTGAGGAGTCTGATGCTCTCCAACAAGCCCGCAGGAAATAT AAATCTATAGAGGCTGAGACACTGAAGACTTCAGAGATATTTAAGAAGACCTTTGGCTCCCTGTCAGACACCGTCAAAGAG GGTTTTGAGGAGGTGAGCCGCACTGACATCGGGAAGAAGTTGAAGGAAGGTGTGGAGGAGGCAGCCAGGACAGCCATACATTCTGCTGAGTCTGTCTccaaaggaggagaaaaactgGGTCGAACCAGCGCGTTCAAGGCCATCTCACAG AGTGTGGAGACCATGAAGAAGGAGATcgatgttggtgattctggacCTTACAGAGCTCCCTCTCAGCTCAGGAAGAGAAGTGATTTCTCCTCCAAAGGAGCTGACAGTGACTCCAGAGTGTTCGAAGCCAACGA AGAGGCGATGGGTGTCGTTCTCCACAAAGATTCAAAGTGGTTCCAGCAGTGGAAGGAGTTCAAAGACAATAACATAGTTTTTAACA GGTTCtttgagatgaagatgaaatacGATGAAAGTGACAATGCCCTCATCAGAGCGTCcagagctgtgactgacagagtcACTGACTTCCTCG gtgGTCTCTTCTCTAAGACAGAAATGTCTGAGGTGCTGACAGAGATCGTGAAGGCGGACCCCACCTTTGACAAAGACTCGTTTCTCAAACAGTGTGAGAAAGACATCATCCCTAACATACTGGAG gctATGATCCGTGGAGAGCTGGATGTACTAAAAGACTGGTGCTATGAAGct ACGTATAGTCAGCTGGCTCACCCCATCCAGCAGGCCAGAGCGCTGGGGCTGCTCTTCCAGTCCAAAATCCTCGACATTGATAACATCGAT CTAGCGATGGGTAAGATGATGGACCAGGGTCCAGTGCTGATCATCACCTTCCAGGCTCAGGTCGTCATGGTGATCCGCAGCCCCAAAGGAGACATTGTGGAAGGAGATCCA GGGaaggtgatgaggatgatgtATGTTTGGGCGTTGTGTCGTGACCAGGAGGAGCTGAACCCCAATGCAGCCTGGAGACTCCTGGACATCTCCGCCTCCAGCACTGAGCAGGTTCtctaa
- the LOC143329627 gene encoding mitochondrial import inner membrane translocase subunit TIM44-like isoform X1, translating into MAASVCRCYELVGRRALALCSRPLVSSAWRGDAFRLHGSPAAAVQIRYASGRKGFLGEFMENLRQEFSKDQEMKDNIKKFREEAKRLEESDALQQARRKYKSIEAETLKTSEIFKKTFGSLSDTVKEGFEEVSRTDIGKKLKEGVEEAARTAIHSAESVSKGGEKLGRTSAFKAISQSVETMKKEIDVGDSGPYRAPSQLRKRSDFSSKGADSDSRVFEANEEAMGVVLHKDSKWFQQWKEFKDNNIVFNRFFEMKMKYDESDNALIRASRAVTDRVTDFLGGLFSKTEMSEVLTEIVKADPTFDKDSFLKQCEKDIIPNILEAMIRGELDVLKDWCYEATYSQLAHPIQQARALGLLFQSKILDIDNIDLAMGKMMDQGPVLIITFQAQVVMVIRSPKGDIVEGDPGKVMRMMYVWALCRDQEELNPNAAWRLLDISASSTEQVL; encoded by the exons ATGGCAGCCTCCGTGTGTCGGTGCTACGAG CTGGTCGGCAGACGTGCCTTGGCCCTCTGCTCGCGGCCTCTGGTCTCCTCAGCGTGGAGAGGAGATGCCTTCCGGTTGCATGGGAgcccagctgcagctgtgcag ATACGCTATGCTTCGGGACGTAAAGGTTTCCTGGGAGAGTTTATGGAAAACCTGCGTCAGGAGTTTAGTAAGGATCAGGAGATGAAAGACAACATAAAGAAGTTCAGAGAAGAGGCCAAGAGGCTTGAGGAGTCTGATGCTCTCCAACAAGCCCGCAGGAAATAT AAATCTATAGAGGCTGAGACACTGAAGACTTCAGAGATATTTAAGAAGACCTTTGGCTCCCTGTCAGACACCGTCAAAGAG GGTTTTGAGGAGGTGAGCCGCACTGACATCGGGAAGAAGTTGAAGGAAGGTGTGGAGGAGGCAGCCAGGACAGCCATACATTCTGCTGAGTCTGTCTccaaaggaggagaaaaactgGGTCGAACCAGCGCGTTCAAGGCCATCTCACAG AGTGTGGAGACCATGAAGAAGGAGATcgatgttggtgattctggacCTTACAGAGCTCCCTCTCAGCTCAGGAAGAGAAGTGATTTCTCCTCCAAAGGAGCTGACAGTGACTCCAGAGTGTTCGAAGCCAACGA AGAGGCGATGGGTGTCGTTCTCCACAAAGATTCAAAGTGGTTCCAGCAGTGGAAGGAGTTCAAAGACAATAACATAGTTTTTAACA GGTTCtttgagatgaagatgaaatacGATGAAAGTGACAATGCCCTCATCAGAGCGTCcagagctgtgactgacagagtcACTGACTTCCTCG gtgGTCTCTTCTCTAAGACAGAAATGTCTGAGGTGCTGACAGAGATCGTGAAGGCGGACCCCACCTTTGACAAAGACTCGTTTCTCAAACAGTGTGAGAAAGACATCATCCCTAACATACTGGAG gctATGATCCGTGGAGAGCTGGATGTACTAAAAGACTGGTGCTATGAAGct ACGTATAGTCAGCTGGCTCACCCCATCCAGCAGGCCAGAGCGCTGGGGCTGCTCTTCCAGTCCAAAATCCTCGACATTGATAACATCGAT CTAGCGATGGGTAAGATGATGGACCAGGGTCCAGTGCTGATCATCACCTTCCAGGCTCAGGTCGTCATGGTGATCCGCAGCCCCAAAGGAGACATTGTGGAAGGAGATCCA GGGaaggtgatgaggatgatgtATGTTTGGGCGTTGTGTCGTGACCAGGAGGAGCTGAACCCCAATGCAGCCTGGAGACTCCTGGACATCTCCGCCTCCAGCACTGAGCAGGTTCtctaa
- the LOC143329011 gene encoding ras-related protein Rab-11B-like, which translates to MGNRDDEYDFLFKVVLIGDSGVGKSNLLSRFTRNEFNLESKSTIGVEFATRSIQVDGKTIKAQIWDTAGQERYRAITSAYYRGAVGALLVYDIAKHLTYENVERWLKELRDHADNNIVIMLVGNKSDLRHLRAVPTDEARAFAEKNNLSFIETSALDSTNVEEAFKNILTEIYRIVSQKQIAERSAHDESPGNNVVDISVPPTTDGQRGSKLQCCQNL; encoded by the exons ATGGGGAACCGAGACGATGAATACGATTTCTTgttcaaag TTGTGTTAATTGGGGACTCGGGCGTAGGGAAGAGCAACCTGCTCTCTCGATTTACGCGAAACGAGTTCAACCTCGAGAGCAAGAGCACTATCGGGGTGGAGTTCGCCACGCGCAGCATTCAGGTGGACGGCAAGACGATAAAGGCTCAGATCTGGGATACAGCAGGACAGGAGCGCTACAGAGCCATCACCTCGGC ATACTACAGAGGAGCGGTGGGAGCGCTCTTAGTGTATGACATAGCCAAACACCTGACCTATGAGAACGTGGAGCGCTGGCTGAAGGAGCTGAGGGACCACGCCGACAACAACATCGTCATCATGCTGGTTGGCAACAAGAGCGACCTGCGCCACCTCAGGGCCGTGCCCACAGACGAGGCCCGGGCCTTCGCAG AGAAGAACAATCTGTCATTCATAGAAACTTCAGCCTTGGACTCAACAAATGTTGAAGAAGCCTTCAAGAATATCCTTACAG aaatctacCGCATCGTCTCGCAGAAACAGATCGCTGAGCGGTCTGCCCATGACGAGTCCCCAGGAAACAACGTGGTGGACATCAGCGTGCCACCCACCACGGACGGCCAGAGGGGGAGCAAACTGCAGTGCTGTCAGAACCTGTAA
- the ctxn1 gene encoding cortexin-1, with protein MSDTNYWVVDYELSSPAPPGFPRSPTVLQPMAGHPEQGTALCFVGLLVLLLLFLVVRCVRILLDPYSSMPASSWTDHKEGLDRGQFDYALV; from the coding sequence ATGAGCGACACAAACTACTGGGTTGTGGACTACgagctctcctctcctgcaccGCCCGGGTTCCCCAGGAGCCCGACGGTGCTGCAGCCCATGGCAGGGCACCCAGAGCAGGGAACAGCCCTGTGTTTTGTGGGCctccttgtgctgctgctgctctttctcgTTGTTCGCTGCGTCCGTATCTTGTTAGATCCCTACAGCAGCATGCCGGCATCATCATGGACTGACCATAAGGAGGGACTGGACAGGGGACAATTTGATTATGCACTGGTGTAa